DNA sequence from the Antarctobacter heliothermus genome:
TGTGGCCGGGGGTATCCCGGTCATCAAGGCGCTGACCGAAGGACTGGCCGGCAATGAGATCGAGCGCGTCATGGGCGTGATGAACGGCACCTGCAACTACATCCTGACGCGGATGGAGGATGGCGGTCTCAGCTACGATGAGGCATTTGCCGAGGCGGATGGGCTGGGCTTTCTGGAGGCGGATCCGCAGCTGGATGTGGGCGGGATTGACGCGGGGCATAAGCTGTCATTGCTGTCGTCGATTGCCTTTGGCACCCAGGTGGCGTTCAGCGCCGTGGAGCTCGAAGGGATCGGCAGCGTTACCATCGAGGACATCCGCCAGGCAGCGGACATGGGATTCCGGATCAAACTGCTGGGTGTGGCGCGGATGACGGGTCGTGGGCTGGAGCAGAGCATGGCACCTTGTCTTGTACCTGCCAATTCGCCGCTGGGTCAGTTGCAGGGTGGCACAAACATGGTGGTGATCGAGGGCGATCAGGTTGGTCAGATCGTGATGCGTGGTGCGGGGGCGGGCGAGGGCCCGACCGCCAGCGCCGTCATGGGCGATGTCATGGACATTGCGCGTGGATTGCGGGTGTCGACCTTTGGCAGGCCTGCAGGGGCGCTGAAGCCGGCTGTGCCTGCCATGGTCTCGACCCCGGCGCCCTACTACCTGCGCACCGCGCTGGCGGACAAGCCGGGCGCGCTTGCCAAGGTGGCCACAGCATTGGGTGAGGCGGGCGTGTCGATCAACCGGATGCGGCAATACGATCACACAAACGACAGCGCCCCGGTTCTGATCGTGACCCATCGCACCACGCGCGCCGCACTGGATCAGGCGCTGGCCGGTATGGAGGCTACCGGTGTGATGATGTCATCGCCGGTCGCGTTGCGGATCGAAGAGGTCTGATCCGCACCGGCGCGGGGTGCGTCAGGCGAGGTTCAATTATTGCGTCGGGGCGTCTGGCCTTTCTGGGCATGTTTGGTCATGGACCGGGCAAAAGTGTCTGTCGACCTTCCTTTGCCAAAGGGGCGGTTCACTGGGCAGGGGCCGTGCATCCACCACAGCTGTACGGTCGCGACCCCGCTATCCCCTTGCGGCTTTGTCCCGGCACGGGGTACTCAACAGGAGACGCGGCTCTCACGAAGGATTTACGGCGATGTCCACCCCAATTGATTTCAATGACCGAATGCTTTCCCTGGGCCTTGCCCGCGTGGCCGAACAGGCCGCCATTGCCAGCGCTGACTGGATCGGGCGCGGGGATGAGAAAGCCGCAGATCAGGCCGCTGTCAACGCCATGCGCGAGCAGCTCAACAAACTGGATATCAAAGGCGTCGTGGTGATCGGCGAGGGGGAGCGCGACGAAGCCCCCATGCTGTATATCGGCGAAGAAGTGGGCAACGGCAACGGCCCCGGCGTGGACATTGCGCTGGACCCGCTGGAAGGCACAACACTGACCGCCAAGGACATGCCCAACGCGCTGACCGTGATTGCCATGGGACCGCGCGGGTCGATGTTGCACGCGCCGGATGTCTATATGGATAAGCTGGCCGTCGGACCGGGTTATCCCGAAGGCGTCGTGACGCTGGACATGTCGCCCGCAGAACGGGTCGCGGCGCTGGCGGCGGCCAAGGGCTGTTTGCCGTCCGACATCACCGTCTGCATTCTGGAGCGTCCCCGGCATGAAGAGATGATCGTCGAGGTCCGCGCCACTGGCGCGTCGATCCGTCTGATCACCGACGGCGATGTGGCCGGCGTGATGCATTGCGCCGAGCCGCATCTGACCGGCATCGACATGTACATGGGATCCGGCGGGGCACCCGAAGGCGTGCTGGCGGCTGCGGCACTTAAGTGCATGGGCGGTCAGATCTACGGACGTCTATTGTTCCGCAACGACGATGAACGCGGACGCGCAGCCAAGGCCGGAATCACCAATCTGGACAAGGTTTATACGCGCGACGAGATGGTGACGGCGGATGTGATCTTTGCCGCGACCGGGGTTACGGGCGGAACATTGTTGCCCGGCATCAAGCGCGAAGTCGGCTGGATCACCACCGAGACTTTGCTGATGCGGTCCAAGACCGGATCGGTGCGGCGTATGAACTATCGTAACCCGTTCAACCCGCAGGGTTGATCGACACGAGCGGAGGCGGTTTGTCGTCGTAAAATCGCGTTTTTTTGGGGGGCGCCGCCTCTGCGGGCGGTCCCCCGTGGGAATTTGAACAGAAAAGAAACCGGGAGAAGCCTTGTCCTATCTGGGGGTGGAGAGCAGTCTGACCGGGCGGCGCTGGGTGGGTCCAGGCCCGGAAGAGACGCGGCAGGCCGAGAGTTTGGTACAGCGGACAGGGCGTGCCCACGCTCTTTGCGCCGTGCTGGCGCGTTTGGGTGTGACGGCAGAGGACGTTGACGACTATCTGGCGCCGACATTGCGGGCGCTCTTGCCTGATCCGCGTTCCCTTAAGGACATGGAAACTGCGGCGGCGCGGTTCTTGCAGGCCGTGTCCCGGCGCGAGCGGATTGCCATCTTTGCCGACTATGACGTGGATGGGGGCACCTCGGCGGCGCTGCTGATCGACTGGCTGCGGCAAATGGGACAGCGGGCGACCTTGTATGTGCCCGATCGGATCGACGAAGGCTATGGGCCAAACGTCCCCGCAATGCGGAAACTGGCCGAGGCGCATGACCTGATCATTTGCGTGGATTGCGGAACACTGTCGCATGACCCGATTGCCGCGGCCAAGGGGGTGGCAGAAGTGATCGTGCTGGACCACCACCTTGGGGGGGAGACTCTGCCAGATGCGCTGGCGGTCGTGAATCCCAACCGTCAGGACGAAGATGGGGCGCTGGCGCATCTGTGCGCCGCTGCGGTGGTGTTCTTGATGCTGGTCGAGTCTGGTCGGCAATTGCGCGACGCGGGAACAAAGGGCCCAGACCTGATGGCCGCGCTGGATCTTGTGGCGCTGGCCACAGTGGCAGATGTGGCACCGCTCAAAGGTGTGAACCGCGCTTTTGTGCATCAGGGGTTGCGGAGTATGGCGCGCCGGGCGCGGCCCGGACTGGTGGCACTGTCAGATGTGGCCCGGCTGGAACGCGCGCCTGCGGCGTATCATTTGGGCTATGTTCTGGGGCCGCGTGTCAATGCGGGTGGCCGGATCGGGAAGGCGGATCTAGGTGCTCGGTTGCTGGCCTGTGACAACCCGGTCGAGGCACAGGCCATGGCCGAACAGCTGGATTTGCTCAACACCGAACGGCGCGAGATCGAGGGGGCCGTTCGCGAGGCTGCATTGGCGCAGGCGGAGGCGCGCGGGTTGGACATGCCATTGGTCTGGGCGGCAAAGGAAGGCTGGCACCCCGGTGTCGTGGGTATTGTCGCCTCGCGTCTGAAAGAGCAGACAGGGCGTCCCTCAATTGTGATCGGATTTGACGGCGACGAGGGCAAAGGCTCGGGGCGTTCGGTGCCGGGCGTTGACCTTGGCGCCGCGATCCAGCGGCTGGCGGCCGAAGGGTTGCTGGTCAAGGGGGGCGGGCACAAGATGGCCGCCGGGCTGACCGTGATGCGCGATCAGCTGGAACCCGCGATGGCGCGCCTGTCCGAACTGCTGGAGCGGCAGGGCGCAGGGCAGGGCGGTGCTGCGGATTTGCGGGTTGATGGCCTGTTGATGCCCGGCGCGGCCAGCGTTGAACTGGTCGAACTGTTGGAAAGCGCCGGACCGTTCGGGGCGGCGGTGCCGGGGCCGCGTTTTGTGCTGCCGGACATGCAGATCCGCTATGTCAAGAGGGTGGGCAGCGCGCATCTCAAGCTGACAGTTTCAGACGGAATTGGGGCCTCGCTGGATGCAATTCTGTTTTCCGCGTTTGACGGCCCGTTGGGACCGGCTTTGGAGTCCCATCGCGGCGCGCGCTTTCACCTTGCCGGCAAGCTGGACATCAATTTCTGGCAGGGTCGATCTACGGTGCAATTGCGCCTTGACGATGCTGCTCCGGCGGCGCGGACCGCGTGAGGGAACCTCTTTTGCGGGGGGTGGAAAACGGTCGGAGAAATCTGCATTTTCCGCTTGCAAGCATCGCGCGCATTTCATAGAACCCGCCTCACGCCGCAGGGCTGGCACACAAGCCGATACTGCTGCGTATCAGAGTGGCCCGTTCGTCTATCGGTTAGGACGCCAGGTTTTCAACCTGGAAAGAGGGGTTCGATTCCCCTACGGGCTGCCACTTTCCATTTTTCGACACGCTTTCGTGCTCTGCTATCCCAGATGTTCACGTTCATTGTGCGTGACAGACTACGGCGATATGTGAAGGTCTTCGGGCGGGGAACCAATTGACCGTGGCAATGGTTTTGTTTCCGACATGTCCGTTGTATGTCAATCGGACGCGACGGTATGGAGAACAGGGCGATTTTTCCGATTTCTCGCTCTGGCCAACGAAACGGCAGACGAGCTTCTGTCCCGTCTGCAACGGACATGTTGCCAGCCCGCAGATTTCATTCGAAGGGCGGCACGGACGTAGAATGATCAACTAATAAGATCTGGTCGCGTGGCGATTTCTTAGCATGCCTTCCAACGAACAGGCAGTTACCGGACTGGACGTGTAAGTGGCTGGAAACGCTCACGTTTCGTCATTTACCGAAACGAGCAGGCTGATGATCACCTGCCGATCTTTTGCATGCTCCATCCCACCGAGAAGCCGTGCAGGATGGTCGATAGAAAGATCGTCAGCGCCGTTATGATCCAAAGATCGGACAGGCTATCGTGGTTGGTGTGGCTCGTGGCAAAAGCCAGATAGTAAATTGATCCGATCCCACGCACGCCGAAGATTGCGACGATCGCACGTTCCTGTCGGGCGAGTTTGCATCCTGTCAACGATACCCAACCAGCCAACGGCCGAACGACCAGAATAAGCAGGAGCGCAATGGCGACATGGCTCCAGTCCAGATCGGCCGACAGGGCAGGCAGTACGGCGCCAAGCGCGATCAACAACAGAGCGGTCAGGGCGTGTTCGATGGATTCCGAGAAATCGTGCAGATGCCGATGGTATTCATGCTCGCTTTCGACACGTCTGAGCGACAGGCCCATCGTGGCCACAGCGATGAACCCGTAGCCTTCCGCCAATTCGGTTGAGCCGTAGCATAGAAACACCCCTGCCATCGCAATTACCCCAGATCCGGTGTCGGCCAGGCGGGTGCGTTTGGGCAGATTGAACAGGATCTGCCCCAACAGCCATCCCCCGGCGCAGCCCATCACGGTTCCGACAGTGATCCGATAAATCACGTCTTCCATCACCCAATGCGGGCCCCACGAATCCGGGTTTAACCCCTGTGCCATGACGATCAGGCCAAGATAGACAAAAGGAAACGCCAACCCGTCGTTTAAGGCGGCCTCTGTGGTCAGGGAAAAGCGCACCGGGTGCTCGTTTCCCTCATGAGGTGGTGCGATCTGGACGTCGGCAGCAAGAACCGGGTCCGTGGGGGCCAGTACGGCAGCGAGCAGAACGGCACCGCCTGCTGTCAATCCACCCAGGAACACGCCCAGACAGGCAACCGCCGCGATCGTCAACGGCATTGCAACGAGAAGCAGCCGCATGGTCGGAAGCCATTTTCCCCACGGTCGAAGCCTGTCCACCCGTAAGCCCGCCGCAAACAGCGCCACGATGACGGTGATCTCGGCAATGACCTCCCACGGCAGCGGGCTACTGCGCGGATCAGGCGGTGTGGGCAATCCGGGTATTGTCAGGGCAGCCACAGCACCAAACAGGATCAGCATAGGGGCGTAGGCCGGTTCACGAGAAGATACGAGCCTTGGAACCCAAAGGGCAAGGATGACGAGAAATCCGACGACCGTCAGTGTCAGATGATATGTTTCGAAGCCGAAGAACGGGTCAACGTCCATGTTTCACCGGGGCAACACCTTTCAACAGCGCCTCGTCCATCCGTTCACCGTAGAGCACCGAGATATTGCCAGTCGTTTCCAGCACCGCGGCACGAACAGAGGACAAATGAAGCGCGTTCGCTTCGCGCAGTTTTGCCATCAGATCCTCCTCGGCCACGCGGGTTGCCCGCAAGGTATCGTGCTGTACAGCACCATCTTTCACGAGCAGGACCGGCGTATTCTCAACCTGCGAGTCTAGACGCGGTGACCATCTTCGAAGCCGGGAGACCGAATATTGAACGGCGAACAGGCAGGCCATCGCCGTCACTGTCTGCAAAAAGCCGATCCATTCTTGTGATTGCGATGATCCCGCAAGGAGCGACCCCATGGCGATTGTCATGACAAAATCAAAATTGGTCAATTTGGAGAACGACCGCAGCCCGACGATGCGAACCAGCACTATGATCCAGGCAAGCCCGATCCCGCTCAGCAATGCACCTTTGGCAATAGCGTCGACGACGGGTGCTTCAAAAAACATTCCATTCTCCTTCTGTTCGGTCGTTTCGGCGTTGTCACCGGGGGCTGGGCATGGGTCTGCTTTCTGTCAGTGGTGCTCTTGAAAAACGTCCTGTTGGCACTTGCCGGTGCCAATGGGAGGCGCATTATTTT
Encoded proteins:
- a CDS encoding homoserine dehydrogenase is translated as MSQPLRLGIAGLGTVGTGVVKILRQKSVLLAERAGRAIEISAVSARTRDKDRGVSLASYAWEDDPVALATRDDVDVFVELMGGSDGPAKAAVEAALKAGKDVVTANKAMLAHHGQALAELAESTGAVLRFEAAVAGGIPVIKALTEGLAGNEIERVMGVMNGTCNYILTRMEDGGLSYDEAFAEADGLGFLEADPQLDVGGIDAGHKLSLLSSIAFGTQVAFSAVELEGIGSVTIEDIRQAADMGFRIKLLGVARMTGRGLEQSMAPCLVPANSPLGQLQGGTNMVVIEGDQVGQIVMRGAGAGEGPTASAVMGDVMDIARGLRVSTFGRPAGALKPAVPAMVSTPAPYYLRTALADKPGALAKVATALGEAGVSINRMRQYDHTNDSAPVLIVTHRTTRAALDQALAGMEATGVMMSSPVALRIEEV
- the glpX gene encoding class II fructose-bisphosphatase; this encodes MSTPIDFNDRMLSLGLARVAEQAAIASADWIGRGDEKAADQAAVNAMREQLNKLDIKGVVVIGEGERDEAPMLYIGEEVGNGNGPGVDIALDPLEGTTLTAKDMPNALTVIAMGPRGSMLHAPDVYMDKLAVGPGYPEGVVTLDMSPAERVAALAAAKGCLPSDITVCILERPRHEEMIVEVRATGASIRLITDGDVAGVMHCAEPHLTGIDMYMGSGGAPEGVLAAAALKCMGGQIYGRLLFRNDDERGRAAKAGITNLDKVYTRDEMVTADVIFAATGVTGGTLLPGIKREVGWITTETLLMRSKTGSVRRMNYRNPFNPQG
- the recJ gene encoding single-stranded-DNA-specific exonuclease RecJ, whose protein sequence is MSYLGVESSLTGRRWVGPGPEETRQAESLVQRTGRAHALCAVLARLGVTAEDVDDYLAPTLRALLPDPRSLKDMETAAARFLQAVSRRERIAIFADYDVDGGTSAALLIDWLRQMGQRATLYVPDRIDEGYGPNVPAMRKLAEAHDLIICVDCGTLSHDPIAAAKGVAEVIVLDHHLGGETLPDALAVVNPNRQDEDGALAHLCAAAVVFLMLVESGRQLRDAGTKGPDLMAALDLVALATVADVAPLKGVNRAFVHQGLRSMARRARPGLVALSDVARLERAPAAYHLGYVLGPRVNAGGRIGKADLGARLLACDNPVEAQAMAEQLDLLNTERREIEGAVREAALAQAEARGLDMPLVWAAKEGWHPGVVGIVASRLKEQTGRPSIVIGFDGDEGKGSGRSVPGVDLGAAIQRLAAEGLLVKGGGHKMAAGLTVMRDQLEPAMARLSELLERQGAGQGGAADLRVDGLLMPGAASVELVELLESAGPFGAAVPGPRFVLPDMQIRYVKRVGSAHLKLTVSDGIGASLDAILFSAFDGPLGPALESHRGARFHLAGKLDINFWQGRSTVQLRLDDAAPAARTA
- a CDS encoding cation:proton antiporter, translated to MDVDPFFGFETYHLTLTVVGFLVILALWVPRLVSSREPAYAPMLILFGAVAALTIPGLPTPPDPRSSPLPWEVIAEITVIVALFAAGLRVDRLRPWGKWLPTMRLLLVAMPLTIAAVACLGVFLGGLTAGGAVLLAAVLAPTDPVLAADVQIAPPHEGNEHPVRFSLTTEAALNDGLAFPFVYLGLIVMAQGLNPDSWGPHWVMEDVIYRITVGTVMGCAGGWLLGQILFNLPKRTRLADTGSGVIAMAGVFLCYGSTELAEGYGFIAVATMGLSLRRVESEHEYHRHLHDFSESIEHALTALLLIALGAVLPALSADLDWSHVAIALLLILVVRPLAGWVSLTGCKLARQERAIVAIFGVRGIGSIYYLAFATSHTNHDSLSDLWIITALTIFLSTILHGFSVGWSMQKIGR
- a CDS encoding DUF421 domain-containing protein; this encodes MFFEAPVVDAIAKGALLSGIGLAWIIVLVRIVGLRSFSKLTNFDFVMTIAMGSLLAGSSQSQEWIGFLQTVTAMACLFAVQYSVSRLRRWSPRLDSQVENTPVLLVKDGAVQHDTLRATRVAEEDLMAKLREANALHLSSVRAAVLETTGNISVLYGERMDEALLKGVAPVKHGR